One Caloenas nicobarica isolate bCalNic1 chromosome 31, bCalNic1.hap1, whole genome shotgun sequence genomic region harbors:
- the SYT11 gene encoding synaptotagmin-11 isoform X2, protein MAEITSVQPGFDVSPVAAGLIGATVLVVSVSVTVFVWTCCHQQAEKKHKTPPYKFIHMLKGISIYPETLSNKKKINRVRREKNGAPKEAGRGNLSADAAESGLISSEKAPDAPNAAPRVEQLPIQVDYGDELSPDQSLTPGGSKTSSPSSPGDDVTLGELTFSVDYNFPKKALVVTIQEAHGLPVMDEHTRSSDPYIKMTILPDKRHRVKTRVLRKTLDPVFDETFTFYGIPYSQLQDLVLHFLVLSFDRFSRDDVVGEVMVPLAGVDPSTGKVQLTREILKRNIQKCVSRGELQVSLSYQPVAQRMTVVVLKARHLPKMDITGLSDPYVKVNVYYGRKRIAKKKTHVKKCTLNPVFNESFIYDIPAELLPDISLEFLVIAFERSTKNEVVGRLILGAHSATPAGAEHWRELCENPRKAVPKWHSLSEY, encoded by the exons ATGGCGGAGATCACCAGCGTCCAGCCCGGCTTCG ACGTCTCCCCGGTCGCCGCGGGTCTCATCGGTGCGACCGTGCTGGTGGTTTCCGTCTCGGTCACGGTTTTTGTGTGGACATGTTGTCACCAGCAAGCGGAAAAGAAGCACAAAACGCCACCCTATAAATTCATTCACATGTTGAAAGGCATCAGCATCTACCCGGAGACCTTGAgtaacaagaagaaaatcaacCGCGTGCGGAGGGAGAAGAACGGCGCGCCCAAGGAGGCCGGGAGGGGAAACCTCTCAGCGGATGCCGCCGAATCGGGTTTGATCAGCTCTGAAAAGGCTCCGGATGCGCCAAACGCAGCCCCGCGCGTCGAGCAGCTCCCGATCCAAGTTGATTACGGAGACGAACTGAGTCCAGATCAAAGCCTGACCCCGGGAGGGAGTAAAACCTCCTCCCCGTCTTCTCCAGGGGACGACGTGACGTTGGGCGAGCTGACGTTCTCGGTGGATTACAACTTCCCGAAGAAAGCGCTGGTGGTCACCATCCAGGAGGCCCACGGGCTGCCGGTGATGGACGAGCACACGCGCAGCTCCGACCCCTACATCAAGATGACGATTCTCCCGGACAAACGGCACCGGGTGAAGACCCGCGTGCTCCGCAAGACGCTCGACCCCGTCTTCGACGAAACCTTCACCTTCTACGGGATCCCCTACAGCCAGCTCCAGGATCTGGTGCTTCACTTCCTCGTCTTGAGCTTCGATCGCTTCTCGCGCGATGACGTGGTGGGAGAGGTCATGGTGCCGCTGGCCGGGGTGGATCCCAGCACCGGGAAGGTCCAGCTCACCAGGGAGATCCTCAAAAGGAACATACAA AAATGCGTCAGCCGGGGGGAGCTGCAGGTGTCCCTGTCGTACCAGCCCGTGGCACAGAGGATGACGGTGGTGGTGCTCAAAGCCAGACATTTGCCAAAGATGGACATCACCGGCCTCTCAG ACCCCTACGTGAAGGTGAACGTTTACTACGGCCGCAAGCGCATCGCCAAAAAGAAGACCCACGTCAAGAAGTGCACTTTGAACCCCGTCTTCAATGAATCCTTCATCTACGACATCCCGGCCGAGCTGCTCCCCGACATCAGCCTGGAGTTCCTGGTCATCGCCTTCGAGCGCAGCACCAAGAACGAGGTGGTGGGGCGGCTGATCCTGGGCGCGCACAGCGCGACGCCCGCGGGCGCCGAGCACTGGAGGGAGCTCTGCGAGAACCCCCGCAAAGCCGTGCCCAAGTGGCACAGCCTCAGCGAGTACTAG
- the SYT11 gene encoding synaptotagmin-11 isoform X1: MAEITSVQPGFDVSPVAAGLIGATVLVVSVSVTVFVWTCCHQQAEKKHKTPPYKFIHMLKGISIYPETLSNKKKINRVRREKNGAPKEAGRGNLSADAAESGLISSEKAPDAPNAAPRVEQLPIQVDYGDELSPDQSLTPGGSKTSSPSSPGDDVTLGELTFSVDYNFPKKALVVTIQEAHGLPVMDEHTRSSDPYIKMTILPDKRHRVKTRVLRKTLDPVFDETFTFYGIPYSQLQDLVLHFLVLSFDRFSRDDVVGEVMVPLAGVDPSTGKVQLTREILKRNIQKCVSRGELQVSLSYQPVAQRMTVVVLKARHLPKMDITGLSGNPYVKVNVYYGRKRIAKKKTHVKKCTLNPVFNESFIYDIPAELLPDISLEFLVIAFERSTKNEVVGRLILGAHSATPAGAEHWRELCENPRKAVPKWHSLSEY, from the exons ATGGCGGAGATCACCAGCGTCCAGCCCGGCTTCG ACGTCTCCCCGGTCGCCGCGGGTCTCATCGGTGCGACCGTGCTGGTGGTTTCCGTCTCGGTCACGGTTTTTGTGTGGACATGTTGTCACCAGCAAGCGGAAAAGAAGCACAAAACGCCACCCTATAAATTCATTCACATGTTGAAAGGCATCAGCATCTACCCGGAGACCTTGAgtaacaagaagaaaatcaacCGCGTGCGGAGGGAGAAGAACGGCGCGCCCAAGGAGGCCGGGAGGGGAAACCTCTCAGCGGATGCCGCCGAATCGGGTTTGATCAGCTCTGAAAAGGCTCCGGATGCGCCAAACGCAGCCCCGCGCGTCGAGCAGCTCCCGATCCAAGTTGATTACGGAGACGAACTGAGTCCAGATCAAAGCCTGACCCCGGGAGGGAGTAAAACCTCCTCCCCGTCTTCTCCAGGGGACGACGTGACGTTGGGCGAGCTGACGTTCTCGGTGGATTACAACTTCCCGAAGAAAGCGCTGGTGGTCACCATCCAGGAGGCCCACGGGCTGCCGGTGATGGACGAGCACACGCGCAGCTCCGACCCCTACATCAAGATGACGATTCTCCCGGACAAACGGCACCGGGTGAAGACCCGCGTGCTCCGCAAGACGCTCGACCCCGTCTTCGACGAAACCTTCACCTTCTACGGGATCCCCTACAGCCAGCTCCAGGATCTGGTGCTTCACTTCCTCGTCTTGAGCTTCGATCGCTTCTCGCGCGATGACGTGGTGGGAGAGGTCATGGTGCCGCTGGCCGGGGTGGATCCCAGCACCGGGAAGGTCCAGCTCACCAGGGAGATCCTCAAAAGGAACATACAA AAATGCGTCAGCCGGGGGGAGCTGCAGGTGTCCCTGTCGTACCAGCCCGTGGCACAGAGGATGACGGTGGTGGTGCTCAAAGCCAGACATTTGCCAAAGATGGACATCACCGGCCTCTCAGGTA ACCCCTACGTGAAGGTGAACGTTTACTACGGCCGCAAGCGCATCGCCAAAAAGAAGACCCACGTCAAGAAGTGCACTTTGAACCCCGTCTTCAATGAATCCTTCATCTACGACATCCCGGCCGAGCTGCTCCCCGACATCAGCCTGGAGTTCCTGGTCATCGCCTTCGAGCGCAGCACCAAGAACGAGGTGGTGGGGCGGCTGATCCTGGGCGCGCACAGCGCGACGCCCGCGGGCGCCGAGCACTGGAGGGAGCTCTGCGAGAACCCCCGCAAAGCCGTGCCCAAGTGGCACAGCCTCAGCGAGTACTAG